GTCGGCCAGCACGTCCTCGTCGCCGATATCCCGTCCGTCCTCCCAGAGCGCCTCGAAGATGGCGACATCGAAATCGAGCCACGTCTCGTAGGGGTAGTGTTCGGCGACGTAGTAGGAGGCAATCTGGGCGTTAAACGAGTCGACGTCGGTCGCGAGTTCGAGTGTCATGTCGACGTCGTATTTTTCCTGCAGGCGGCGGACGGACTCTTTGGCCTGTGCGTAGTAGTCGTCGTCCTTGCCGTCGTCGACCGAGTGGTCGATGGTTCCATCGGGGTTGCGCTTGCCGCGCCGGAGATCGAACGGCTGCCAGTTAATTGCTAACTCCTCATCTCTGCGCTCCTGATACCGCGACAGCGACTCGCGGCCGAGATAACAGAACGGACAGACGTAGTCCGAGTACACCGTGATCGGTTCGGATTGTGAGGTACTCATCGGCTGTTGTTGTGTACTCGGAGGGAAAAGCAGGCGGTTGGCGTGTTTCGGTGCTGCACAACCGGGTCGGTCGGAGAGGTTGTCGACGGATATTCTTTATAACCCAGATACAAACGCTATATTATGCTACAGTTGCTCCGTGAGAGCGGTCCCGGACTACTCGTCCCGTCGGCGTGGCTTTTTGTCATGGGCGCACAGGTCGACATCGTTAGTTCGCGGTCGATCTTCATCGCCCATCTCGTGATGGCGGCCTTTATTACGTTCTTCCTCGCGACCGGCTGGAACGACATGTCGACCGGCGCGCTCGCTGGCTGGCGGGCGGTGATGGTCGTCGGCCTCGGTATCACGCTCGCTGGTATCGCGGGTTTTCTCGTGTCGACCGCCTCCGAGGCCCTCTTAACGACGAGTCTCGTCGGCTGGATGCTGCTGCCCGCCGCCGGGTTGGCCTACACGGGTCGACAACTCACCGACGCGTCGACCATTTATATGGGTAGTGCCGCGCTCAGCGGGCTTGGCGCGGTTATTTATACACTCTCGCTGGCAGGCGTTGGATCAGGACTCGTCGGGCTTGGATTGGTTGGGGTTGGACAGACAGTCGGGATCGTCGACGCCGTAGTACGGCGGTAGCGACTGCCTGCCGAACTATTCGTGACGGTAGCGACAGCCTACCAAGCCGTGCTGCCAAACAGCTTTTGAGGTTCTTCATCGAACGGGAATGGGAATGAATACCAGCAGAACAACCGTCGTTCTCGGTGTTCGTATCGTTCTCGCTGGTGGTGGCGTCATCGTCACGGCACTCACAGTGTTCAAACTGGCACAGCTGCCGCCACCGTCCGGCGGCGACGGCGAACTGGTGGCGATCATCGGGAGTGGGATCATCATCCTGTCGTTGGGTCTCGCCACAGTCAGTATCATCATTCCAACGATGGTTGGGTGGAGCGACCCGATTGGCTTCAACCGTCGACAGCGAACCGCATTGCGAGGTGCCGGAGGGTTGATCGGCAGCGGGCTCATTCTGGCAGTGCTGTATGGCTCCCTCTCGGTCATCCCAGCCGGAATCTTCGTCTGGGTCCTGTTCATCGTGCTGGCGGCTGCGGTCGTCTCTGTGACGCTCCTCTGGCGAACTGTAGCGCTACTTGCTGGCCGTCTCTCTCACGGTGACCAAGATCGACCGTAACGGCTGATCAGCGAGTAAAACAGCAGCCGCTCGCGGACGTTGCTCGCGGTGGGACAGGGATTCGAACTCACTCACAGATCAGAGATTTGCTCACGGGTCTTCGCACCCGTTCGCTATCGAGGTCACAAGCGACCTCGCACTGCTCGCTGCTCGAATCCCGACCACGATTTACGGGCTCACGGGTGGCGAGCACACGAGGTGCTCGCGAGTGTTGTTCGCCCGAAAATGCGGTGGGACAGGGATTCGAACCCTGGAGGCCGAAGGCCACCTGCTTTCAAGGCAGGCGCAATAGTCCACTCTGCCATCCCACCCTCGCCAAAATCTGGGCGACCGACCATCAAAACGGTTCTGGTCGACGTGTTCGACGCAACTCAGCCCAGACTGTCGACCACGGTCAGA
This sequence is a window from Halohasta litchfieldiae. Protein-coding genes within it:
- a CDS encoding DsbA family oxidoreductase, translated to MSTSQSEPITVYSDYVCPFCYLGRESLSRYQERRDEELAINWQPFDLRRGKRNPDGTIDHSVDDGKDDDYYAQAKESVRRLQEKYDVDMTLELATDVDSFNAQIASYYVAEHYPYETWLDFDVAIFEALWEDGRDIGDEDVLADLAEAVGVDPEEIRDALDDETLREQIEAEWSTAQQQGVTGVPTFAYEGYSARGAVPPEQLQRLVEGVN